A genomic segment from Propionibacteriaceae bacterium ZF39 encodes:
- a CDS encoding acyl-CoA dehydrogenase family protein has translation MNRKAEMSENQSTAGANFRKGGTSEHQQRVLDVLDGLGAEAVESEKIGRLTDETARLLRESQALRLLGNTDFGGFEAHPVEFIQAAHKIGAVAPSAAWVTGVVGVHAFEFGQCSPELQADIWGPNGENPDVWTASPYAPQGVGKRVDGGYLLSGHWTFSTGCDHSDWFIFGGFVADENGEKLDPPVTKHFVLPTSDGEILHDSWQVMGLGGTGSKDVVLKDVFIPEYRAIDAAKMAGGEYARQYVPEKNYFRIPQGAMFFSAIHAGTLGIAQGVVDRFEEYTSTRVNPKLGKMAAESPFQTRALGMIRADIAASKAHIISAVNEYVDHVMRGGEVRPLEDSVQLVNIGVRATKRAYNAAFEAYQRAGGNAARLDNPLQRFWRDLCVGMGHVCNVDEPAYQDAGLVAVGHEPVNYRRG, from the coding sequence GTGAACCGAAAGGCTGAGATGAGCGAGAACCAGAGCACCGCCGGGGCGAATTTCCGCAAGGGCGGGACCAGTGAGCACCAGCAGCGGGTGCTGGACGTTCTCGACGGCCTCGGCGCCGAGGCGGTCGAGAGCGAGAAGATCGGTCGGCTCACCGACGAAACCGCCCGGCTCCTCCGCGAATCCCAGGCGCTTCGCCTCTTGGGCAACACCGACTTCGGCGGGTTCGAGGCTCATCCGGTCGAGTTCATCCAGGCTGCCCACAAGATCGGTGCCGTCGCCCCCTCGGCCGCCTGGGTGACCGGCGTCGTCGGCGTACACGCTTTTGAATTCGGTCAGTGCAGCCCCGAGCTGCAGGCCGACATCTGGGGCCCGAACGGGGAGAACCCGGACGTCTGGACCGCGTCGCCGTACGCCCCCCAGGGCGTGGGCAAACGCGTCGACGGTGGGTATCTCCTGTCGGGCCACTGGACCTTCTCGACCGGCTGCGATCACAGCGACTGGTTCATCTTCGGCGGCTTCGTCGCCGACGAGAACGGCGAGAAGCTCGATCCGCCTGTCACCAAGCACTTCGTCCTGCCCACCTCCGACGGTGAGATCCTGCACGACTCGTGGCAGGTCATGGGCCTCGGCGGCACCGGGAGCAAGGACGTCGTCCTCAAGGACGTCTTCATCCCCGAATATCGCGCGATCGATGCCGCGAAGATGGCCGGCGGCGAGTACGCCAGGCAGTACGTTCCCGAGAAGAACTACTTCCGCATCCCGCAGGGGGCGATGTTCTTCTCCGCGATCCATGCCGGCACGCTCGGCATCGCCCAGGGCGTGGTCGACCGGTTCGAGGAATACACCTCCACCCGCGTCAACCCGAAGCTCGGCAAGATGGCCGCGGAAAGCCCCTTCCAGACGCGGGCGCTCGGCATGATCCGCGCCGACATCGCCGCGAGCAAGGCGCACATCATCAGCGCGGTCAACGAGTATGTCGACCACGTCATGCGCGGTGGCGAGGTTCGGCCGCTGGAGGACTCGGTGCAACTGGTCAACATCGGCGTGCGAGCCACCAAGCGGGCCTACAACGCCGCGTTCGAGGCGTACCAGCGGGCCGGCGGCAACGCGGCTCGCCTCGACAACCCGCTCCAGCGGTTCTGGCGCGATCTCTGCGTCGGCATGGGCCACGTCTGCAACGTCGATGAGCCCGCCTATCAGGACGCCGGCCTGGTCGCTGTCGGGCATGAGCCGGTCAACTATCGCCGAGGCTGA
- the ngg gene encoding N-acetylglutaminylglutamine synthetase: MQPTDDRLPRHDRQSATDVIQDLGWGRILFGQTFADPDLLGEVMRAEGSGRRDICLYLPNAHIFVSQHQADYFLDPSYTYRLHLTSAAPVDNPVASLTVREPQNRRECAAINRLFVRNRMVPADVDLMWDNQTRSMAVLYFIAVDNATGEILGTVTGIDHAELFDDPEEGSSLWSLAVDPACTVPGVGDLLVRHLITTLRARGRRQLDLSVLHTNEPAIRLYERMGFAQVPIVAVKRKNAINEHLFSSTRDLDQLNPYARIVADEAIRRGIAVTVLDAEEGYLRLDHGGTSIVTRESLSQLTSAVAMSICDDKRVTRKVVANAGVTVPRGHVATFDERDRDFLDEVGTVVVKPARGEQGRGITMGVSDQEGLERALARAGGDETAIVLEEQCRGDDLRVVVIDYRVVAAAIRRPATVVGTGSHTIRDLVVAQSRRRAAATRGESTIPLDEVTTSTIREEGWELDDVLPVGVSLRVRRTANLHTGGTIHDVTDEIHPELAAAAVAAARAIGIPLTGIDLMVPDVTGPEYAFIEANERPGLANHEPRPTAEAFIDLLFPRTTAQPRAWRPDNADERPDTSGPGDAVGTDARLADR; this comes from the coding sequence ATGCAGCCCACCGACGACCGGTTGCCACGGCACGACCGGCAGAGCGCAACGGACGTGATCCAGGACCTCGGCTGGGGCCGGATCCTCTTCGGGCAGACCTTCGCCGATCCCGATCTGCTCGGCGAGGTCATGCGCGCCGAGGGCTCCGGTCGGCGCGATATCTGCCTCTATCTTCCGAATGCCCACATCTTCGTGTCGCAGCACCAGGCGGACTATTTCCTCGATCCGAGCTATACCTACCGACTCCACCTGACCTCGGCTGCTCCCGTCGACAACCCGGTGGCGTCCCTCACAGTGCGCGAACCCCAGAACCGACGCGAGTGCGCGGCCATCAACCGCCTGTTCGTCCGCAACCGGATGGTCCCCGCCGATGTCGATCTGATGTGGGACAACCAGACGCGCTCGATGGCGGTCCTCTATTTCATCGCAGTCGACAACGCGACCGGCGAGATCCTCGGCACGGTGACCGGGATCGATCACGCGGAGCTCTTCGACGACCCGGAGGAGGGTTCGAGTCTCTGGAGCCTCGCGGTCGACCCGGCCTGCACGGTTCCCGGTGTCGGCGACCTGTTGGTGCGCCACCTCATCACCACCCTGCGCGCCCGCGGTCGGCGTCAGCTCGATCTGTCCGTCCTGCACACGAACGAACCGGCCATCAGGCTCTATGAGCGCATGGGATTCGCCCAGGTGCCGATCGTCGCGGTGAAACGCAAGAACGCCATCAACGAACACCTTTTCTCGTCGACCCGGGACCTGGACCAGCTCAATCCCTATGCGCGCATCGTCGCCGACGAGGCGATCCGCCGCGGGATCGCCGTCACGGTCCTGGACGCCGAGGAGGGCTATCTCCGCCTCGATCACGGCGGCACCTCCATCGTCACGCGCGAATCCCTCTCCCAGCTCACCTCCGCGGTCGCGATGAGCATCTGCGACGACAAGCGGGTGACCCGCAAGGTCGTGGCGAACGCGGGCGTGACCGTGCCCCGCGGGCATGTGGCGACCTTCGACGAACGCGACCGGGACTTCCTCGACGAGGTCGGCACGGTGGTCGTGAAACCCGCCCGCGGCGAGCAGGGCCGCGGCATCACCATGGGGGTCTCGGACCAGGAGGGTCTCGAGCGCGCCCTGGCGAGAGCGGGCGGTGACGAGACGGCGATCGTGCTGGAGGAGCAGTGCCGGGGCGACGACCTGCGGGTCGTGGTGATCGATTATCGAGTCGTGGCTGCTGCCATCCGGCGTCCCGCCACGGTGGTGGGGACGGGCTCCCACACCATTCGCGATCTCGTCGTCGCCCAGAGTCGTCGCCGCGCTGCCGCGACCCGGGGCGAATCGACCATTCCTCTCGACGAGGTGACGACCAGCACCATCCGCGAGGAGGGGTGGGAACTCGACGACGTTCTCCCGGTCGGGGTGTCCCTGCGCGTACGCCGCACGGCGAACCTCCACACCGGCGGCACCATCCACGATGTGACCGACGAGATCCATCCGGAGCTCGCGGCCGCCGCCGTGGCCGCGGCCCGGGCCATCGGCATTCCGTTGACGGGCATCGACCTCATGGTTCCCGACGTCACCGGGCCCGAATATGCGTTCATCGAGGCCAACGAGCGTCCCGGGCTCGCCAACCATGAACCCCGGCCGACCGCCGAGGCCTTCATCGATCTGCTCTTTCCGCGGACGACCGCCCAGCCGCGCGCCTGGCGCCCCGACAACGCCGATGAGCGACCCGACACATCGGGCCCCGGCGATGCGGTCGGCACGGACGCCCGCCTCGCCGACCGTTGA
- a CDS encoding MarP family serine protease, protein MNLALALDIVLIVGLLLQAAVGWHRGFLASVLGVIGLIAGGALALWGIPQVMAPSEAVRENPLARSIVLLFGVTLVAIIGYSVLSQVGHRIMASRGTVAGRWNSALGAVVSAGMAALLLGLASIALYPMAPSSWRAMMDESRVVSTLSDRMPPAVVEGAARATESLYEAGFPRVFGDPGSEPDLPAERPDGSAVDTDRVRAAAASIVKVNSSMPSCYAAGTGSGWVVAPQRIVTNAHVVAGADAVSVQVGGTGQRFRATVVAFDPAADLAILAVPRLQAPPLARSGRLAPGDSAVVAGFPRGGPYRTEPARIRGTVDAAGTDIYDRRPVQREIYSIYASVSPGNSGGPLLTPDGRVAGTVFARSAVSPDTGFVITDASVDALLDRAPGLTDAVNTQGCAAA, encoded by the coding sequence GTGAACCTGGCCCTTGCGCTCGACATCGTCCTGATCGTCGGCCTGCTGCTGCAGGCCGCCGTGGGCTGGCACCGTGGTTTTCTGGCCAGTGTCCTGGGCGTGATCGGGCTGATCGCCGGCGGCGCGCTCGCCCTCTGGGGAATCCCACAGGTGATGGCCCCCAGTGAGGCCGTACGCGAGAACCCCCTCGCGCGTTCGATCGTCCTGCTGTTCGGTGTCACGCTCGTGGCGATCATCGGATACAGCGTGTTGTCGCAGGTCGGCCACCGCATCATGGCCAGCCGCGGCACGGTGGCGGGCCGCTGGAACAGCGCGCTGGGAGCGGTGGTGTCGGCCGGGATGGCGGCCCTCCTGCTCGGTCTCGCCAGCATCGCGCTCTATCCCATGGCCCCCAGCTCGTGGCGGGCCATGATGGACGAGTCACGCGTCGTGTCGACCCTGTCCGACCGGATGCCCCCGGCGGTGGTCGAGGGGGCGGCCCGGGCCACGGAGTCGCTCTATGAGGCGGGCTTTCCCCGGGTCTTCGGCGATCCCGGTTCCGAGCCCGATCTGCCGGCCGAGCGCCCCGACGGCTCGGCCGTCGACACCGACCGGGTGCGCGCTGCCGCCGCGAGCATCGTCAAGGTGAACTCCAGCATGCCGAGCTGCTACGCCGCCGGCACCGGAAGCGGTTGGGTCGTGGCACCCCAGCGGATCGTCACCAACGCGCATGTGGTGGCCGGGGCGGATGCCGTGTCGGTGCAGGTCGGTGGCACGGGCCAGCGCTTCCGCGCCACAGTGGTCGCCTTCGATCCCGCGGCCGACCTGGCGATTCTCGCGGTCCCCCGTCTGCAGGCACCGCCGCTCGCGCGCAGCGGCCGCCTCGCCCCCGGTGATTCCGCGGTCGTCGCCGGCTTCCCGCGGGGCGGCCCGTATCGCACCGAGCCCGCCCGCATCCGCGGCACCGTCGACGCAGCCGGCACGGACATCTATGACCGTCGCCCCGTGCAGCGGGAGATCTATTCGATCTATGCCTCGGTCTCTCCGGGCAATTCGGGTGGTCCGCTGCTCACCCCCGACGGCCGGGTGGCCGGCACGGTGTTCGCCCGGTCGGCGGTCTCCCCCGATACCGGTTTCGTGATCACCGATGCCAGCGTCGACGCATTGCTCGACCGCGCGCCGGGTCTCACCGATGCGGTGAACACCCAGGGATGTGCCGCTGCCTGA